The DNA window ttaaataagtagtaGTAACCAGGctgtatattatgtagtttgaaCAATATCTATattaaacaatataatatgtatgtcactatacctacctacagaataAGATTTTTTGAGTAATATATCTGTGCTGTGGTATTTGAAATTTAAGGTTTAAAGAAAACCTTTCTTGAATTTAttaatgaattttgaataaagcaaataaagtttgaaagttataatacctacttattaaaagtTTCTCCAAAGTAGtaagtttcaaaaaattaagTAGTCATTACAGCTAATTTCTTTCCAAAATCTCATCCTGTATAgacaaaattatatattattagttacctcgtaggtacctatacagcaaaaatatacatattatccCACGTTACACGTGATAATAGTGAGCATGTCCGCtcaaaattttacattttaggGTCCGCGGCTTAGCTCAGAGACTCTTATTATGGTAATAGAAATTATTACTATTTACACTTCACTACACATGACtcatcttataagggttccgttttatcATTcagacgtacggaaccctaaaaaaaatgtttgtgtctgtttgttgcctATGCGTTCATGTATAGTTCAGACGAAGTTGAAATGATGTGCAGTTGTTGCTGgcacttgcgtgaaggtttctGACATAACAGTAATACCGTCAATGTACAATAGATGACGCACGAGTCGCATTAAAAGTTACAAACACATGCCATACATTAGTTTGTcccgactataatattataaaggcgaaagtttgtatgtgtgtgtgtgtatgtttgttactccttcacgcaaaaactactggacggatttggctgaaatttggaatgaagatagactataccctggattaacacataggctttttggcacactttttatcccggaaatcaaatagttcccgcgggattttgaaaaaggtacatccacgcggatgaagtcgcgggcatcagctagtatttaatattttaaacatgaaaatgttttcatctatatacctacctacttagattgtAATATGCAATCTTACAATTTAAACTTATAAGTACAGAAAAATAAATTTGACAGCTACACTTTATTTGTAAATTCATAACTACAATTTAAACCGAAAACGGAAAATATTACTACCAACACGGCACTACTATTAACTACTCATTTAATACTAATAATTCTTATACTAGTAATGTTCATTGTTTTCACTTGGAGAACGACTAGAACAAGTTGTTGTACGATGAAATGATcctaaattattaaaaagtgGTGTATTGAAATTTCTGACAGCAAATCCCTGCACAGACGGAGTTGGTATATTTTGTGGTATTACATTGCTTGCAGTTTGGATGGGTCTTTTACCAATAATCAAAGGAAAACATTCATCAGAAATACATGAAAGAGCATTTTGTATCCTGTTTATACGGTTGGAACACTCTTCAAAATGATcagtcaaatattttaaatccGAAACCAATGAACCAGGATTTTGATGAATTGTAAGAGACTTATCTATGACTTTTAATCCTTCCACTGCAGTGGAAGTTATTTTTTCACCATTATAAAAGAACATTTCAATATCTGTGCCATTTTCCATAAGTTGGCATTTGGCTAGTGAAGTGTAAATAGTAATTTTTGGTGTCTTAGCTTTCACAAGATCTACAAACCTTGCAGCATAAAGGTATTTTTTCCAATGCTTTTGTGGTAAATTATGGTAAGAAAAAATTTCTTCAGGTTTAGGATTGTATTCCGCACTCAACACTTTATCCCTTTCTTTATCTACTGAACATATGATAATTTTCATACCATCTTTAGATATTTTACAAATTTCTACAATTTTTTCTTCTCTGTCTTTACCTTTTCTCTTGATAAACTCGACAATAACCCCACAtggttcaatttttaaaatggcaTTTCTGGTTCTATGAGATATAGTAGGCAATCTCTCAGCACAAAGAGGTGGTACACTCAATGAATTTGAAGTTATACACGCTTTTGTTAAGTTTTCTTTATCTTCAGATAAATTaggaatatttaaatttttgtttgttatacTCAAAATTTTCATGTTCTCTAGAAGACTAGCACTATCACTAGGACTGTCTTGTTTATGTGATGCCATGTGCACTTTGTTTTGATTATCAAACAGTTTGAGAGGTTCATTTCCAGTACGTATATAATCATTCTGTTGTCTAAGGTTGAATAAATTATAGGAATTCTGTTCATAACATTTACTGGATGCAGCAGTCCCCTTAAGATCTACAAATAAAGCACTCTGAGTGTCACTTTTTTCATCTATTTTTGGCTTTTGGCTGTGCTGTGTGCTGTGCAGAGTAGTCAAAAATCCCGAGTCTCGTGAGAAGTCCTGTTTTGGATTATTTGTAAAACAATTATTCAGGAAGGGATGTTCCAATATACCCTTGAGGGTAATTCTTCTTGACGGATCTTTACATAAAAGTTTCTGTAATAAATCCTGGGCTTGTACAGACAATTCAGCTGGTATTTTGTAATCTGcatttattactttattgagTGTAGTTTTAACATGTTTTGTATGGAAGGGAGGACTACCAACTAACAATGTATATAACATACAACCCAATCCCCAAACATCTGCAGGCAAGCCATGCAATTCTCTGGATGCTACCTCGGGTGATATGTAGTTAGGAGTGCCACACATGGTAACATGTTTCTCATCAGGCCCATTTAGCTGTGTTGCTAAACCAAAGTCTGCTATCTTAACATTTAGTTCCTTGGTCACTAACAAATTGTTGAGTGAAAGATCTCTGTGTATAATGTTATGGGTGTGAAGATATAAAACTCCACTAAGTACTTGTCTAAAAATGTCAGCAGCAGCCTTCTCAGAGAGGCCACATGTACCTAATTTAAAGTGTTTGGCTAGTTCACCATTATGTGCTAATTCAAGCACTAAATATACATAATGTGCATCTTCAAAGAAGGTATATAACTCTAATATAGCAGGATGTTTCAAGCGTGAGTGAATGGTGACCTCTTGTCGCACTCTGCCTATCATTCCAGCATTGGCCATCAAAgctttgtctatcattttgataGCAACAAATATACTCGTCTTCCGACATCTTGCTCGATACACATGAGCAAATCCACCTTTTCCTAGATGTTCTAATATTTCATAGTCTTCTATTTTTTCACCAAACATTTTTTGGTTATAATATTTGcttataataaatgaaatatctTTTAAATACTCTTTTTAAGTACACTTTATTTGCTTTTTCCATTATTGTTTTGAATACTGTAAAGAAAATacaccatttttatttaataggacaaattaagtaagtaagaaaAGTTTTCTATATCCTAATTATTTATCAGACCAACCTTATTCACAATCCACTTAACATCGCAAATGCTTTTGTGTATTATTTCTTTCACTCTCTCTGGGTCAGATTCTAATTTATGTTGTTTGTAACTCTGTCAATACAAAGGCATTGAAGATGATTggcatttttatacatattaccAACTACGTTGACCTGCCTTGACTTCGCACAGGGATTGCATATACCATAAACACATATGAATGTGTAATATAAGTTATATAttacaatacatattataaacttCCATTTCTGAATGATAGTGAAACCCTATTGCATTGCAGTGAgatctttatattattactagctgatgcccgtgacttcctccgcgtggaattaggcttttaaaaatcccgtggagactgattttccgggataaaaagttgcctatgtcaatttccaggGTGCAAACTAGATttgaaccaaatttcatataaataaacAGACAGGCCTTTAAGAAACCCgtgagagctctttgattttccgggataacggggtctatgtccttccccgggacctCCGGGAACTCATATCTCAttcatttcatcaaaatcggttaaacttttgagccgtcaaaagctagcagatagacacactttcgcataaatttataatattagtatggattatgtactCAAGGGCTTCTAATTATCATCATAAAGTATTTACCTGTT is part of the Maniola hyperantus chromosome 3, iAphHyp1.2, whole genome shotgun sequence genome and encodes:
- the SAK gene encoding serine/threonine-protein kinase PLK4, which gives rise to MFGEKIEDYEILEHLGKGGFAHVYRARCRKTSIFVAIKMIDKALMANAGMIGRVRQEVTIHSRLKHPAILELYTFFEDAHYVYLVLELAHNGELAKHFKLGTCGLSEKAAADIFRQVLSGVLYLHTHNIIHRDLSLNNLLVTKELNVKIADFGLATQLNGPDEKHVTMCGTPNYISPEVASRELHGLPADVWGLGCMLYTLLVGSPPFHTKHVKTTLNKVINADYKIPAELSVQAQDLLQKLLCKDPSRRITLKGILEHPFLNNCFTNNPKQDFSRDSGFLTTLHSTQHSQKPKIDEKSDTQSALFVDLKGTAASSKCYEQNSYNLFNLRQQNDYIRTGNEPLKLFDNQNKVHMASHKQDSPSDSASLLENMKILSITNKNLNIPNLSEDKENLTKACITSNSLSVPPLCAERLPTISHRTRNAILKIEPCGVIVEFIKRKGKDREEKIVEICKISKDGMKIIICSVDKERDKVLSAEYNPKPEEIFSYHNLPQKHWKKYLYAARFVDLVKAKTPKITIYTSLAKCQLMENGTDIEMFFYNGEKITSTAVEGLKVIDKSLTIHQNPGSLVSDLKYLTDHFEECSNRINRIQNALSCISDECFPLIIGKRPIQTASNVIPQNIPTPSVQGFAVRNFNTPLFNNLGSFHRTTTCSSRSPSENNEHY